A DNA window from bacterium contains the following coding sequences:
- a CDS encoding cold shock domain-containing protein, giving the protein MPSSTQIKRVQGTVRWFNRVSGFGFIRVEGERDVFVHESAINAAGPRVLNEGQPVELEIVDHDGRREAADVTLVKEL; this is encoded by the coding sequence ATGCCATCGTCGACGCAGATCAAGCGCGTCCAAGGCACGGTGCGGTGGTTCAACCGCGTGAGCGGCTTCGGGTTTATCCGCGTCGAAGGCGAGCGCGATGTCTTCGTACACGAGTCGGCCATCAACGCGGCGGGACCCCGGGTCCTCAACGAGGGACAGCCGGTCGAACTCGAGATCGTGGACCACGACGGACGGCGCGAAGCCGCAGACGTGACGCTGGTGAAGGAACTGTAA